The following proteins come from a genomic window of Acinetobacter sp. SAAs474:
- a CDS encoding serine hydrolase domain-containing protein translates to MSNLQLPPVASITGKHHGEIGMELREVFSRCLTRTKGGAQLFISKAGETIVDLAGGSMSVDTPVQVFSVSKLIVAIASAHAHAHGVLDLDEPLANYWPAFNRAETKTITARMILDHSSGICGIEKVLSVNDWLTDALEEEVALQNPFWKPGTQHGYHAFTFGALMAGVFKHAVKLSIQDYVATHITGILNFDAGTGFWFGAPDEILPKLAKLSFDYPILTEAQAAALMNGQAIPDGSFAPILQAGPAFFTDTRVQQSNWPAVSGVSSARALGHIMNATLGYGVSKPLLSASALNEMILERHYGMDRALAHVSRYGSGVELPHSFNPYLGGRSFGHQGAGGSVVVADPDNAIVLAYTCTHSASTVGISDQAIALMSATNLLISP, encoded by the coding sequence ATGTCAAACTTGCAATTACCACCGGTTGCTAGCATAACAGGTAAGCATCATGGTGAGATTGGAATGGAACTAAGAGAAGTATTCTCGCGTTGTTTAACCCGTACCAAAGGTGGAGCACAGCTCTTTATTTCCAAAGCAGGAGAAACAATAGTTGATCTTGCCGGTGGCAGTATGTCAGTTGACACTCCCGTACAAGTTTTTTCAGTATCAAAACTAATTGTTGCTATTGCATCAGCTCATGCTCATGCTCATGGTGTACTTGATTTAGATGAACCTTTGGCAAATTATTGGCCAGCTTTCAATCGTGCAGAGACAAAAACAATAACTGCTAGGATGATTCTAGATCATTCTAGTGGTATCTGTGGTATTGAGAAGGTATTGTCGGTCAATGATTGGCTTACTGATGCTTTGGAAGAAGAAGTTGCTCTGCAAAACCCATTTTGGAAACCAGGTACCCAGCATGGATACCATGCTTTTACCTTTGGCGCATTAATGGCTGGTGTTTTTAAGCATGCTGTCAAACTTAGCATTCAAGATTATGTCGCAACACATATAACAGGAATATTAAACTTCGATGCTGGTACAGGTTTCTGGTTTGGTGCACCTGATGAAATTCTTCCTAAATTGGCAAAACTAAGTTTTGACTATCCGATTCTGACAGAAGCTCAAGCTGCTGCGCTCATGAATGGTCAAGCGATTCCAGACGGTTCATTTGCACCAATCCTTCAAGCTGGTCCAGCTTTCTTTACGGATACTCGTGTTCAACAATCCAACTGGCCAGCAGTGTCAGGAGTCAGTTCTGCTCGTGCATTAGGACATATTATGAACGCCACATTAGGTTATGGCGTATCGAAACCCTTACTCAGTGCATCTGCTTTAAATGAGATGATTCTAGAACGTCATTATGGTATGGATCGAGCATTAGCACATGTGAGTCGATATGGTTCTGGTGTAGAACTCCCACATAGTTTTAATCCTTACTTAGGGGGACGTTCTTTTGGTCATCAAGGTGCTGGTGGATCAGTAGTGGTTGCTGACCCTGATAACGCTATTGTATTAGCTTACACATGTACACATTCAGCCAGTACGGTTGGCATCTCAGACCAAGCAATCGCTTTGATGTCTGCAACCAACTTATTAATCTCACCATAA
- a CDS encoding flavin-containing monooxygenase, with translation MDQIKTETIPTKYLIVGAGPMGLVVARAFLRADIEFEMVERHRDVGGIWDIENPGSPMYETCHFITSKKLGGFVDYPMPEDYPTYPSWRLVLQYIRQMAKDYGIYPHIRFNLSVKLAEPIKVSGVDAWKVTTDDGDTRVYRGVVYASGQQWKQYIPKFSNMDKFQGELLAGNQYKSPKQFEGKRVLIVGAGNSGVDIAADAAEYAEKAFLSTRRAYHFLPKQVFGIPTPDLLDGRIPPPPIPGINGKLSQQQLAELALAVVGDLSHYGLPVPTEPLGSTQAIVNDTILHCFTHGTLKHVPNIKTFHENKVEFDNDQIEEIDLVLFCTGYDIEIPWLPEGIVDYDQGHPVFHIGAIAPKVRNFYGVGVIHPSRADAWTVFDQLSQIIVADALATLTGKSKEAMEIVRNEFNPDLHGDFPFLDVRRNANQVNIQLLNDMIDELETRFGIAMPSQNKPGFYLDPRKEKQRAAS, from the coding sequence ATGGATCAAATTAAAACAGAAACAATCCCTACTAAATATTTAATTGTCGGTGCAGGTCCTATGGGATTAGTGGTTGCACGTGCATTTTTACGTGCAGATATAGAATTCGAGATGGTTGAACGCCATCGGGACGTAGGTGGAATCTGGGACATCGAGAACCCTGGTTCACCAATGTATGAAACCTGTCATTTTATTACCAGTAAAAAGTTGGGTGGGTTTGTAGATTATCCAATGCCTGAGGATTATCCAACCTATCCATCATGGCGTTTGGTACTGCAATACATTCGTCAAATGGCTAAAGACTATGGAATCTATCCTCATATTCGTTTTAATTTAAGTGTAAAACTTGCTGAACCAATTAAAGTTTCAGGTGTAGATGCCTGGAAAGTCACTACTGATGATGGTGATACACGTGTTTATCGTGGTGTAGTTTATGCTAGTGGCCAACAATGGAAACAATATATTCCTAAATTTTCCAATATGGATAAATTCCAAGGTGAATTATTAGCCGGAAATCAATATAAATCGCCAAAGCAATTTGAAGGCAAACGTGTACTAATTGTTGGTGCAGGTAATAGTGGTGTTGATATTGCTGCTGATGCTGCTGAGTATGCAGAAAAGGCTTTTTTATCAACACGTCGTGCCTATCATTTTTTACCAAAACAGGTCTTTGGTATACCTACTCCTGACTTGTTAGATGGCCGAATTCCACCACCACCGATTCCAGGTATTAATGGTAAATTGAGCCAACAGCAACTTGCTGAACTAGCTTTAGCAGTTGTAGGTGACTTAAGCCATTATGGGTTACCTGTACCAACAGAACCTCTTGGATCGACTCAAGCAATTGTCAATGACACTATCTTACATTGTTTTACTCATGGCACATTAAAGCATGTTCCAAATATCAAAACTTTCCACGAAAACAAGGTTGAATTTGATAATGACCAAATAGAAGAAATAGATTTGGTATTGTTCTGCACAGGTTACGACATTGAAATTCCATGGTTACCAGAAGGTATCGTTGACTATGACCAAGGCCATCCAGTGTTTCACATTGGTGCCATCGCACCTAAAGTCCGTAATTTCTATGGGGTTGGAGTAATTCATCCAAGTCGTGCAGATGCTTGGACTGTATTCGATCAATTATCACAAATAATTGTCGCTGATGCTTTAGCAACACTTACTGGTAAAAGCAAAGAAGCTATGGAAATTGTACGTAACGAATTCAATCCAGATTTACACGGTGATTTCCCATTCTTAGATGTTCGCCGTAATGCAAACCAGGTCAATATTCAATTATTAAATGACATGATTGATGAACTCGAAACACGTTTTGGCATAGCAATGCCAAGTCAAAATAAACCAGGATTCTATCTAGATCCTCGCAAAGAAAAACAACGTGCAGCATCTTAA
- a CDS encoding transporter encodes MKKTYQIISTQSKRTSLIFACTLMLSTTVMATENGGSMYNHGGENFNIGAMPPTGTYYMLYGGYYHADKLMDDKGKEIPVDFDIKATSLAARIVKVTDLHFLGGQFGFYGILPLVDLSVKVAGESQDKTGIGDAVLGAGLGYHLSDKLHYAFSWDLGLPIGNYDKNNLANLGRNYWTLQNVFAVTYLQSHGLNADLKVMYDINTRNKDTDYRSGHELHTDFAIGWGFGNGWTAGLGGYAYQQVTDDKQAGQTIDNNRGRTIAIGPSLKYDAGKWFVTAKYEKEFEVRNRAEGGAFKLKAILPF; translated from the coding sequence ATGAAAAAAACATATCAAATTATTAGCACTCAAAGTAAAAGAACGAGTCTTATCTTTGCATGTACTTTAATGTTATCAACCACAGTCATGGCTACAGAAAATGGCGGTAGTATGTATAACCATGGTGGCGAGAATTTCAATATTGGTGCAATGCCTCCAACTGGTACTTATTACATGTTATACGGTGGATATTACCATGCGGACAAATTGATGGATGATAAAGGTAAAGAAATTCCCGTTGATTTTGATATCAAAGCAACATCACTTGCTGCACGTATAGTAAAAGTCACTGATTTACATTTCTTAGGTGGCCAATTTGGCTTTTATGGCATTTTACCTTTAGTCGATCTTTCGGTCAAAGTAGCAGGCGAATCACAAGATAAAACAGGAATTGGTGATGCCGTTTTAGGAGCAGGTTTAGGCTACCATTTATCAGACAAATTGCACTATGCCTTCAGTTGGGATCTTGGTCTACCTATAGGTAATTATGACAAAAATAATCTAGCCAACCTGGGGCGTAATTATTGGACGTTGCAAAATGTCTTTGCTGTCACATATCTACAATCTCATGGTTTAAATGCTGACCTTAAAGTCATGTATGACATTAATACACGTAATAAAGATACTGATTACCGTTCAGGTCACGAATTACATACTGATTTTGCAATTGGTTGGGGATTCGGTAACGGTTGGACAGCAGGTTTAGGTGGGTATGCCTATCAACAAGTTACTGATGACAAACAAGCTGGCCAAACGATAGATAACAATCGTGGACGTACCATAGCGATTGGCCCTTCATTGAAATATGACGCGGGTAAATGGTTTGTAACAGCTAAATATGAAAAAGAGTTTGAAGTTCGTAATCGCGCTGAAGGTGGTGCTTTTAAATTAAAAGCAATTTTACCTTTTTAA
- a CDS encoding coniferyl-alcohol dehydrogenase gives MLQDKTIIVTGAASGVGAATASLLALQGANVISVDINPPTNPVGEFYQADLSNKASIDQLLSALPSGIDGLANIAGLPPTKAAESVIAVNLVGLKYLTTGLIPKLSNGASIVNIASLAGIGWPEAKNSIDASENLTFEVIPDFCKTYGVIGPRSYFFSKEALIVWTMKNRWTWRDRGIRMNSVSPGPVDTPILKDFLETLGARAEEDMRIMDRPGTPTDIAPVVAFLMTDGSAWIRGTNIPVDGGMYSHVQCQVHGYTT, from the coding sequence ATGCTTCAGGACAAAACGATCATTGTTACAGGTGCAGCTTCTGGCGTAGGTGCAGCAACAGCTTCACTACTTGCATTACAAGGGGCTAATGTCATCTCTGTAGATATCAACCCACCTACAAATCCAGTTGGAGAGTTTTATCAGGCTGATTTATCTAATAAAGCTTCAATTGATCAGCTTTTAAGTGCTTTACCATCAGGAATTGATGGCTTAGCAAATATTGCTGGTTTACCTCCCACTAAAGCTGCCGAATCGGTCATTGCTGTGAATTTGGTGGGATTAAAATATTTAACTACGGGATTGATTCCAAAATTATCAAATGGCGCTTCGATCGTAAATATTGCTTCACTAGCAGGTATCGGCTGGCCGGAAGCCAAAAATTCGATTGACGCTAGTGAAAATCTTACATTTGAAGTTATTCCAGATTTTTGCAAGACATATGGAGTTATTGGTCCACGCAGTTATTTCTTTTCCAAAGAAGCTTTAATTGTTTGGACAATGAAAAATCGATGGACATGGCGTGATCGCGGCATCCGTATGAACAGTGTTAGTCCTGGTCCAGTCGATACACCAATTCTGAAAGATTTTCTTGAAACCTTGGGTGCTCGAGCTGAAGAAGATATGCGAATTATGGACCGTCCAGGTACACCTACGGATATTGCACCTGTAGTTGCATTTCTTATGACTGATGGCTCAGCGTGGATTAGAGGAACAAATATTCCTGTTGATGGTGGAATGTATTCTCATGTGCAATGCCAAGTACATGGATATACCACTTAG
- a CDS encoding sigma 54-interacting transcriptional regulator, producing the protein MERSALKNIRSHKNVSIHPSMPPQLGAIADKLIFSPEDGRIWFGDQRLVLWECSALGALRRELIASVGQEQARSILTRVAYSSGFHNAEKIMKINSGRDIAETFALGAQTLRIAGLIRPHSESSEFDIETGKFFSELILKDSHEADEHISAFGIGTETSCWMQVGYASGYASAFMGKRIVYRELDCRTRGAEYCRFVGKPADEWDDIEQDLHYFQPDASAKQIRQNYVMSKSKLNNQSVVIKDTIVQEPISPTQNLIGISTAFSTARHLIERVAPTKATVLFIGASGVGKERFAQTLHKISLRANDPFIAINCAAIPDTLIESELFGVERGAFTGASISRPGRFERAERGTLFLDEIASLSFVAQGKLLRALQERKIERVGGTTLIPVDVRVIAATNVDLRDEVAAGRFREDLFFRLNVFPISLPPLKERRDDIPLLMEAFLKQFCHLYQRKIPGFTSQALKTLLNYDFPGNVRELENLIERAVIMVDPDHPIDIHHLFRGGEITNKTNTFSLGENGRLNEESITPQKNNQALDEFSQIGVEYSPIKSEADVYKDALISARYNVTKAARKIGLTRAQFAYRIKRYKLI; encoded by the coding sequence ATGGAAAGATCGGCTCTAAAGAATATTAGATCCCATAAAAATGTTAGTATTCATCCAAGCATGCCACCACAATTAGGTGCAATAGCCGATAAACTTATTTTTTCACCTGAGGATGGTCGTATATGGTTTGGAGACCAACGGCTTGTTCTTTGGGAATGTTCTGCACTTGGAGCGCTTAGACGTGAATTGATTGCTTCCGTTGGTCAAGAACAAGCACGGTCTATTCTGACACGTGTAGCTTATAGCAGTGGCTTCCATAATGCAGAAAAGATCATGAAGATTAATTCTGGTAGGGATATTGCTGAAACATTTGCTCTCGGTGCACAAACACTTCGTATAGCAGGATTAATTCGACCACACTCAGAATCTTCGGAATTCGATATTGAAACAGGGAAATTTTTCTCCGAGCTTATTTTGAAAGATTCTCACGAAGCAGATGAACATATTTCTGCATTTGGCATAGGTACTGAAACTAGCTGTTGGATGCAGGTCGGTTATGCTAGTGGTTATGCTAGTGCTTTTATGGGGAAAAGGATTGTTTACCGAGAGCTAGATTGTCGAACTCGAGGTGCAGAATATTGTCGTTTTGTTGGCAAACCAGCAGATGAATGGGATGATATTGAGCAGGATTTGCATTATTTTCAACCAGATGCTTCTGCAAAACAAATCCGGCAGAACTATGTAATGTCAAAAAGTAAATTGAATAATCAATCGGTTGTTATTAAAGATACAATTGTTCAAGAGCCAATTTCCCCAACTCAAAATTTGATTGGTATTTCAACAGCATTTAGCACAGCACGACATCTCATTGAGCGTGTTGCACCAACGAAAGCAACGGTTTTATTTATAGGTGCTTCTGGTGTAGGTAAAGAACGTTTTGCACAAACTTTACATAAGATCAGCCTGCGTGCAAATGACCCCTTCATTGCGATTAACTGTGCAGCAATTCCTGATACTTTAATTGAGTCAGAACTCTTTGGTGTTGAACGTGGAGCTTTTACTGGAGCCTCAATTTCTCGGCCTGGGCGGTTTGAACGTGCAGAAAGAGGAACTCTTTTTTTGGATGAAATTGCATCTTTAAGTTTTGTTGCTCAAGGAAAATTATTAAGAGCATTACAAGAACGGAAAATTGAACGTGTCGGTGGGACAACGCTGATTCCAGTGGACGTTAGGGTAATTGCAGCGACTAATGTGGATCTTCGAGATGAAGTTGCAGCGGGAAGATTCCGTGAAGATTTATTCTTTAGATTAAATGTCTTTCCGATTAGTCTACCTCCCTTGAAAGAACGGCGCGATGATATACCACTTTTAATGGAAGCATTCTTAAAGCAATTTTGTCATCTTTATCAAAGAAAAATTCCAGGATTTACCTCACAAGCACTTAAAACGCTATTGAATTATGATTTTCCGGGTAATGTACGTGAATTAGAAAATTTGATTGAACGTGCTGTAATTATGGTAGATCCAGATCATCCAATTGATATTCATCATTTATTTAGAGGTGGGGAAATCACTAACAAAACTAATACGTTCTCGCTCGGTGAAAATGGTAGATTGAATGAGGAATCCATCACTCCTCAAAAAAACAACCAGGCCTTAGATGAGTTTTCACAGATAGGAGTAGAATATTCGCCTATTAAGAGTGAGGCCGATGTGTATAAGGATGCGTTAATTTCAGCGAGATATAATGTAACAAAGGCTGCACGAAAGATAGGACTTACACGTGCTCAATTTGCTTATCGGATCAAGCGTTATAAGCTCATTTAA
- a CDS encoding IS5 family transposase (programmed frameshift), which yields MARTFLTDDIWQQIQVTMKFHGCYSSKNNRNIMEAILWKLRTGATWRDIPQEFCPWKTAYNRFNRWAMKGLWDKFFFKLRGEWVFIDGSYIRAHQHASGVRHGFERAIGQSRGGLTTKIHLATDANGLPIDFKITGGDVHDSQVAEHLIDLIETADYLIADKRYDSEHIRKSARNRKMIPIIPLRSNSKKFNPDFDKYLYRLRHLVENTFARLKHFRAIATRFDKLARNYQSMIYIACMFIWCKSK from the exons ATGGCACGTACTTTTCTCACAGATGATATTTGGCAACAGATTCAAGTAACAATGAAATTTCATGGTTGCTATAGCTCAAAGAACAATAGAAATATTATGGAAGCTATTTTATGGAAACTACGCACAGGTGCGACATGGCGTGATATTCCTCAAGAGTTTTGCCCTTGGAAAACTGCTTATAACCGTTTTAATCGCTGGGCTATGAAAGGCTTATGGGATAAAT TTTTTTTCAAATTACGAGGCGAATGGGTATTCATTGATGGAAGCTACATACGCGCGCATCAGCATGCAAGTGGAGTTCGGCATGGCTTCGAGCGTGCAATTGGACAATCTCGTGGAGGACTCACAACAAAGATTCATCTTGCAACCGACGCGAATGGATTACCGATTGATTTTAAAATCACTGGGGGTGATGTCCATGACAGCCAAGTTGCAGAACACCTCATAGATCTAATTGAAACAGCAGATTATTTAATCGCGGACAAGAGATATGATTCTGAACATATCAGGAAGTCAGCTAGAAATCGAAAAATGATACCTATTATTCCATTAAGATCAAATAGTAAGAAATTCAATCCTGATTTTGATAAGTACTTATATCGCTTAAGACATTTAGTTGAGAATACCTTTGCAAGATTAAAACACTTCCGTGCGATAGCAACTCGATTTGATAAACTCGCACGTAATTATCAGTCTATGATTTATATCGCCTGCATGTTCATTTGGTGTAAATCTAAATGA
- the drt2 gene encoding antiviral reverse transcriptase Drt2, whose amino-acid sequence MDKNSYRNKLRSINFPSHIDGNIYAYYSKILEYNYLDYLLKNNLESNITAFRKITEIDDSGNKKSLCNIHFARNVFDFIRKKGNCFVLCLDISGFFDNLDHEILKNNWIKLLEEEKLPKDHYQVYKSLTKYSYVDKKDLYKVLGLSLNSRTLHRRLDRLCDIQDFRKKVRENNLIKKNLKYKGIPQGSPISGMLSNIYMMDFDKKISKIINDLNGRYYRYCDDMIFIVDESYSSDIFNIIFDEIKKIKLKINNKKTQKIIFRDGKIKLNNPPTFNTPNQLQYLGILFDGDNVFLRETGLSKLHYKLRKAIRMRSTHYGKLKFYNRHNNQEMYMKTLYSRFTYIGKRNYLSYAYRVADVFQSKNIKSQVKNHFGTFNAYLDKKSI is encoded by the coding sequence ATTGATAAAAATAGTTATAGAAATAAATTAAGATCAATTAATTTCCCAAGTCATATTGATGGGAATATCTATGCTTATTATTCTAAGATTTTGGAATATAATTATTTAGATTACTTATTAAAGAACAATTTAGAATCAAATATTACTGCATTCAGAAAGATTACTGAAATAGATGATTCAGGAAATAAAAAATCTTTATGCAATATTCATTTTGCTAGAAATGTATTTGATTTTATTAGAAAAAAGGGAAATTGTTTTGTTCTGTGTTTAGATATTTCAGGTTTTTTTGATAATTTAGATCATGAAATTTTAAAGAATAATTGGATTAAATTATTAGAAGAAGAAAAGTTACCAAAAGATCATTATCAAGTTTATAAATCGTTAACAAAATACTCTTATGTTGATAAAAAAGATTTATATAAAGTTTTAGGATTATCATTAAATTCTAGAACATTACATAGACGATTAGATAGGCTATGTGATATTCAAGATTTTCGTAAAAAAGTTAGAGAAAATAACTTAATAAAGAAAAATTTAAAATATAAGGGGATTCCTCAGGGATCTCCAATAAGTGGAATGTTATCTAATATCTATATGATGGATTTCGATAAAAAAATATCCAAAATAATTAATGATTTGAATGGAAGGTACTACAGATATTGTGATGATATGATATTTATAGTAGATGAAAGTTATTCTTCTGATATTTTTAATATTATTTTTGATGAAATAAAAAAAATAAAATTAAAGATTAATAACAAAAAGACACAAAAGATAATATTCAGAGATGGAAAGATTAAGTTAAATAATCCACCAACTTTTAACACCCCTAATCAATTACAGTATTTGGGTATTTTATTTGATGGAGATAATGTGTTTTTAAGAGAAACTGGATTATCTAAACTTCATTATAAATTAAGAAAAGCTATACGAATGAGATCTACACATTATGGAAAATTAAAATTTTACAATAGGCATAATAACCAAGAAATGTATATGAAAACTTTATATAGTAGATTTACCTATATAGGGAAAAGAAATTATCTTAGTTATGCGTATCGAGTAGCTGATGTATTTCAATCTAAAAATATAAAATCTCAAGTTAAAAATCATTTTGGAACTTTTAATGCTTATTTAGATAAAAAAAGTATTTGA
- a CDS encoding 1-acyl-sn-glycerol-3-phosphate acyltransferase has product MLKKFIGETAFKLSGWSYHVEKDLLEKKQVIIGFEHTSMMDSVLSLALFQIYDIKIHTLIKKELFKGPLKPILNIIGGIAVDRKANKDIVAQMVELFATHENFNLVIAPEGTRAKNGENRKPIRTGFWHIAKAANVPIILMYADSKHKAGGIFGKIYPNELDQDLALIKQLYLEHVGLEIIIPEPKINSDSTHSKD; this is encoded by the coding sequence ATGCTCAAGAAATTTATTGGTGAAACAGCATTTAAACTCTCTGGATGGTCTTATCATGTAGAAAAAGATCTTCTGGAAAAGAAACAGGTCATTATCGGATTTGAACATACCTCCATGATGGACTCCGTACTTTCGCTGGCATTATTTCAAATTTATGATATTAAAATTCATACTTTAATCAAAAAAGAATTATTTAAAGGCCCACTCAAGCCAATTTTAAATATCATTGGTGGTATTGCAGTGGATCGAAAAGCCAATAAAGATATTGTGGCACAAATGGTTGAACTTTTTGCAACACATGAAAATTTTAATTTAGTCATTGCACCCGAAGGAACACGTGCCAAAAATGGCGAAAATCGTAAACCTATCCGTACAGGGTTTTGGCATATTGCCAAAGCTGCCAACGTCCCTATTATCTTAATGTATGCCGATTCAAAACATAAAGCAGGCGGAATTTTTGGTAAAATTTATCCCAATGAACTTGATCAAGATTTAGCATTAATTAAACAATTATATCTAGAACATGTGGGTTTAGAGATTATTATTCCAGAACCTAAAATAAACTCAGATTCAACACATTCTAAAGACTAA
- a CDS encoding YebC/PmpR family DNA-binding transcriptional regulator, with the protein MAGHSKWANIKHRKAKQDASRGKIFTKYIRELTTAARLGGPDAASNPRLRAVVEKALSVNMTRDTINRAIQRGAGGEDNDDLKEVTYEGYGVGGVAVIVETMTDNLNRTVPDVRHCFSKTDGNLGTSGSVAYLFTKRGEITFEDVSLEDKIMDVALEAGAEDIEVDEDEILVITTPESFGEVQDALHDAGLKSDNAEVVMSPSTKAFISDIDQAKKIVKMIDMLEDLDDVQNVYTNVEFSDEVLAELDA; encoded by the coding sequence ATGGCGGGTCATTCCAAGTGGGCCAATATTAAGCATCGTAAAGCCAAACAAGATGCGAGTCGTGGTAAAATTTTTACCAAATACATTCGTGAGTTAACAACTGCTGCCAGACTTGGTGGTCCAGATGCAGCAAGTAATCCACGCCTTCGTGCTGTTGTGGAAAAAGCATTATCTGTCAATATGACACGAGATACTATCAATCGCGCTATTCAACGTGGTGCAGGTGGCGAAGATAATGACGATTTAAAAGAAGTTACTTACGAAGGTTATGGTGTAGGCGGTGTAGCCGTTATTGTTGAAACCATGACGGATAATCTTAATCGTACTGTACCTGATGTACGCCACTGTTTTTCTAAAACAGACGGTAACTTAGGAACGTCTGGTTCTGTGGCCTACCTGTTTACCAAACGTGGTGAAATCACTTTTGAAGATGTCTCTTTAGAAGATAAAATCATGGATGTTGCCCTAGAAGCAGGTGCAGAAGACATTGAAGTTGATGAAGATGAAATCCTTGTTATCACGACACCAGAATCTTTTGGTGAAGTACAAGATGCCTTACATGATGCTGGTTTAAAGTCAGATAATGCTGAGGTAGTGATGAGCCCTTCAACTAAAGCATTTATCTCGGATATCGATCAAGCGAAAAAAATTGTTAAGATGATTGATATGCTAGAAGATTTGGACGATGTACAAAACGTCTATACCAATGTTGAATTTAGTGATGAGGTTTTGGCAGAATTAGATGCTTAA
- a CDS encoding Lrp/AsnC family transcriptional regulator, producing MELDRFDKHILEILTYEDLNLNELSERVNLSVSSVHRRIKNLIDLKIISAIKRDINYQKLGFSLHVILQVSLSKHDTDTFAKFLVELENIPEVINAFLVTGQTADFLVEVVAKDMENYSEILLKRIGKIEHVVALHSSFVIKQYDVLNSHGLLNRV from the coding sequence ATGGAATTAGATCGTTTCGATAAACATATTTTAGAGATTTTAACGTATGAAGATTTAAATCTAAATGAATTATCTGAACGAGTAAATTTGTCTGTAAGTTCTGTACATAGACGTATCAAGAACTTAATTGATTTAAAAATTATTTCGGCTATAAAGCGTGATATTAATTATCAGAAATTGGGTTTTAGTTTACATGTTATATTACAAGTCTCCCTAAGCAAACATGATACAGATACTTTTGCAAAATTTTTAGTTGAATTGGAAAATATTCCTGAAGTGATTAATGCTTTTTTAGTCACAGGACAAACGGCAGACTTTTTAGTTGAAGTTGTGGCAAAGGATATGGAAAATTATAGTGAAATTTTATTAAAACGTATTGGTAAAATTGAACATGTGGTGGCATTACATTCAAGTTTTGTGATCAAGCAATATGATGTACTTAATAGTCATGGGTTATTGAATCGCGTTTAA